TTAGTTCCTTAAAGAATAAATCCAAGGCGTCATGATAAAATTCTCCTGCTGCTGCGGGGGATAACTCAAACTGCTCTCTTTCTTGAATACCAAGTCCATAACGTAAAAAGTACTTATACTGACATTGATAGAAATTTTCAATTTTTGAAACAGACGCATAAATTGTTTCGCCATATAATGTATCAACGGATTGATTGTTTAAGGTTTCGGGAATATTTTTATGCGATAAACTCATAAACAAACGATTTGTTTCAACAGGTAATTGTTTACGAACACGTTTTTCTAGTTGTAAAAATAGCCAAGGAACACTTTCTTTCTTTTCGTCATACTCTCTATAAGTACTCACCAAATCACTGAGTAATAGTTTGTCTGTCGAAATTGAATTTAATACCTGTTCATCTGCTGTTAAAATGGCGTCATGATGAATAATAGGAATAGCAAAATATCGACTTAACTGTTCAATGTATGGTGATAGTTTAACATCTTTGACTTGGTCACGATTTTTAGGTGCACTAAGAATAATTTTGTCTGTGGCTGACAGTAACGCCAAATAAAAGATAAATGGTTCATTAGCCATTGATTCAGTTAAACTATTATTTAAAAAACTGTCTGATCTTAATAATTGAGAAAACACATCTCGTTCTTCATTACTTAATAGTGTTTTATTATCAATTTTTTTAGGTAACACTTGATCTGTTGCCCCAAAAATAAACGTCACACGATATTTTTTTGCTCGAACCCTGTCTAATGATGTTACCACTACTTCATCAATTGAAGCCGGGACTTTACTATAGCTAACGCCTTCTAAACCACTAAGTAAAATGTCCTTAAAAATCTCAAATTCAAAAGTATCATCACCTAATACATCATAATATTCATCTAATAAATCCATCAATGCTCGCCATGTTTGCTCATGATTTTTTGCTTCAGTTAAATGTCCCCTTTCAATTTCTTGTTGTTGCATTGCTTGAAGCTGTTTATCGACACCAATTTCTAGTAAAAATTGATAGAACGTTACAATAGCTTCTTTATTAGTAGTAGATTGTTTTAATTTCTCAAAGAACTTAGGTAAATGGGTCGCAATCAATCGTCTGATATCATTAGATTGTTCTTGAATAACTTGTTGATTATCCAAAGTATCATCATCTGTATTATATTGATAGGCCACATACACCCAATCTTCTTTTTTAATCCAGTCACTTCCACTATATCCATAAGCAAGCACCACATTTTCTGTATAGTCTGTTGCTTGTCTAAATACACTCATTTTTTCAGACCACGTTTCCAAATCGTCTGTCAAATTAGTATCTGGAAAGCATAATTCTGTCCTTAAAAAGCGCATCACATCTCGGTATTGATAAAATGATTCATCTATTTTAAATAATGAGCGCAACCATTCGACTAAAGGGTGATTTGCCATATCTTCTTCTTCATTAATATAATAAGGTATCGCCATATCATCAAACACTGCCATAATTTCTGAAGCATATGTTTCAATATCTCGACTAATTAAGGCAATCTCTTCATAACGATAACCTTCTGTTGCTACTAATTCTCTAATTTTTGTCCCAATAGCTTTTACTTCTTGATACGTATCTGTACAAGTCCAAAGTGATAACACATTCAAAACGGTCGATTTTTCTACCTTATTTGGCACTAACTCTTGTAAATTTTGCCACCCATGTGCTAATTCACTCATTGATGTCTGACTTTTTGAGTGACATTTAATATCAAATAATACTTTCACTTGATTGTCTCTAGCGACATCATATAATTCTTGATACATTTTTGACGTATTAAAAAACAATTGATAACTATCTAAAGAAGTTTCTTTTGGTGCCTCATCAAGAACTAAATTTATTTTTATTTCACCAGACACTTTCATTAGTACTTCTATTAGTTGTTTTTCTACTGCTGTAAAATTAGTAAATCCTGACACAATAAATTGAACATGAGATAAATCTTTCTCACTCAAATACTCAGCTAATTCTGTTAATAATTCTTTATCAGCAATATGATGAGTGATTAACATCTCTTGATACGTTTGATAAATTAACTGTATATCGATTAATTTTGTGACATAATCTTCTTGACTGGTCTTTTCAGTTGTTGCAATATCTTCCACAACTTCTTGTAAATCAGATGGCGAAACATTTCCTTGTTGTAACTCATCAAATAAATCAAGCAATTGTTGGATAAAACCTGGTCTATCGACTTCACGCTTAAATAACACCAAGTTATCTTTACAACTTATTAAACTTTTTCTTATCAGCATAAACTTTCCAGAATCACTTAGTCTCGTTGCTTGATAACTTTTAGTTTGTTGCATGTAATACCAAGCCAATCTAGAAAAACTAAAGACTTGTAATCTCATACTTGCCATATACTTCTGTTTGCTAAATTTAGGTAACGTATGCATTTTTTTCAATACATTTATTTCCGTTTCAAATTTAACGTGATTAGGCACAAGATAAAACACCTCATGATGCATCGACTTTTCTAACCAGTCTATCGACATACCTAATAAATCTTCTAACACTTCTTTGTCTGCTGTATTTAATATAAATTGAAGACTCAAACATACCACCTCAATCCCTTTATTTATCTTCCTTATTTTAACATATCTCACACATCAAAACTCTCTCATGACTTTTTTAAATTTCATAAAATTTTCATTCACTTTTTTGCTATTTATGATATATTGCTAATATTGAAATGGAGGTTTTATTATCGACGAGAAAAAACAATATGGTCTTGGCACAGCAATTGCCATGATTATTGGTATTTGTGTAGGATCTGGAATATTTTTCAAAGTTGGAAATATTTTAGCTTTTACTGGTGGAAACATATTTTTAGGTGTATTGGTATTTATTATTGGAGCTCTTTGTATTATTTTTGGAAGTTTATCACTCACAAATCTAGCACAGCGTACTACTAAAAATGGTGGAATGGTTGCCTATTTTGAAGAATTTTTTTCAGAGTCTACAGCAAGTGCCTTTGGTTGGTATCAGACATTTTTATATTTTCCTACCATTGGTGTCGTGGTATCATGGGCAGCTGGAACTTACACTACTATGCTACTAAATTTACCTCAAACGATGACTTATCAAATGGGAATTGGTTTTGGATATATGTTATTTTTTTATTGCTTGAATATCTTATCAAGTCAATTTGCTGGGTGGTTTCAAATTATTTCCACAATTACTAAACTAATTCCTTTACTTGGTATTGGGCTTATCGCATTGTTTTGGTCAAAAGAAACACCTGTCGTTCCACCAACTGTTCCATTAGTTGAACCAACAAATGTTGGTCTTGGATGGTTAGCAGCACTTGCTCCTATGGCTTTTTCCTATGATGGATGGCCTATTGCTTTATCCATCTCACATGAAGTCAAAGGTGGTAGTCAAACGATGAAAAAAGCCTTATGTTTTGGTCCGATTATCGTTCTAGTTGTCTATCTATCCTATTTTCTAGGTCTCACACATATTCTAGGTCCCGAATATATCTTATCTATGGGTGAAGGGGCTGTTATGAAAATTGGTGACATGCTATTTGGCAATATTGGTCAAAAAATTATTTTATTATTCATCCTTGTAGCATTATTTGGGGTAATAAATGGGGTTACTTTGGGACATATCCGCATGCCATATGCTTTAGCAACAAAAAATATGTTACCAAATAGTCAAAAAATAGTAGATAATTATCATCAAAAAAAATTAGGTAGTCAGTCTGCTATTATTGCCTTATTGACTTCTTGCGGTTGGTTTATTATTCACTACATCACACAATACTTCCAGTTAATGGGATTGGGTGACATTGGTGAAATTGCGATTGTGTTTGGTTATTTGTGGTACATCGCACTTTATTTTAAAGTCATTAAACTTTATTTAGACAAAGACATTAAAGAAACCTTTACGGGACTTATTTCACCTATTTTAGCAATCCTTGGGGGATTAATTATTTTATTTGGTGGATTTTATAATAATCCAGTCTTTGAATTTTTATTTTGTTTATTTGGTTATATCATCTTTAGAAAAAATCAATCCAACAATATGATATAACAGTAAAAAAGAAACGATTTTTTTCGTTTCTTTTTTTATACCCTCTTTTTATTTCTCAATCAAAATGTTATGATATATCATATAAAAATAAAATAAAAATGATATATCAAAGGAGAGTTTAAATGTTACTTTCAAACATCGATACACGTCACGGGACAGCTAATCAACATAGCTACTCTAATGGGAATACCTTACCTTATACCGGTGTGCCATTTGCAATGAATTACTTCTGCCCGCAAACCGCACATCAAAATGGGAGTTGGTGGTTTCATCCAAGAGATCATACTTTCCAAGGCATTCGTTTAACCCATCAACCAAGTCCGTGGATGGGGGACTTTTCTCATTTATTACTTTTACCTGTATCAGGAGCTATAAATTCCACTGATTTATTTTTTAACCAAGGATCTTATCGACCTGAAGAAGCAACTTTTCAACCACATTATCTATCGATTTATTCTGAAAGGCATCGTATCTTAACAGAATTGACAGCGCATACTTATGGTGCACATATAAGATTTACCTTTAACCGAAAAGATATGACGGCCGGAATGCTTTTTACCGCTCCTGGTATTAAATCACTCACCATTAAAAACAATCATTTAACTGGCTATATTTCTAATATAGCTGGTTGTGAAGATAAAAAGTTAAAAATGTATATCGACCTTTCTTTTTCTACAAACATTGAGTCTTTAAAATACCATGAACATAATCACATGATTGATTTAGGAACTCACTACAAAGGAGAAGAAGAAACACTTTATCTGTCATTTGACAAATTAGCTTCTGATGGAGTGCTTGATGTACAACTTGCGACATCATTTATTAGTCAAGAACAAGCGACACTCAATCTAGAACGCGAATTACCTCATACTTTTGAGGAACATAAAAATCTAGCTGCAGATAAATGGCTAAATTATCTCAATCGAATTGAAGTGAGCGACAAAAGTAAGGATAAAATTTCACTATTTTATCAAATGATGTACCGTTGTTTTTTATTCCCACAAACGTGGTACGAATTAGACAAAGACAACCAACCAATTCACTATGACACGTTAAGTAAAACCATTAAATCAGGTTATTATTATACTAATAATGGTTTTTGGGATACTTGTCGTTCGCTTTTCCCTCTGTATTCACTTATCGCAACAGAAGAATATGAAAAAATGTTGGCAGGTTTCTATAACGCGTACAAAAATAGTGGCTATTTACCCAAATGGCTCTCTCCTGATGAAAGAGGTTTAATGCCTGGCACATTGATTGATGCTGTCATCGCTGACGCTGCAGTAAAACATATTGCCACAGACAAGATGCCTGATTTCCTTGAAGCCATGTTAAAAAGTGCCACAACCGTTAGTGGAAAGGATAATTATGGTCGATCTGGTACACTTGACTATCTAACTTATGGCTATGTACCAAATCACTATCACGAAAGCGTCAACCACACTCAAGATTATGCTTATAGTGATTTTTGTATTTCACAAGTGGCTGAGTTGTTAGATGATAAAGACTTGGCAAAAAAATATGCTAAACAATCACTTAATTATCGAAACTTAATTGACTTTGACTATGGTATCTTACGTTCAAAAGATAAAGATGGACAACCAAGAACACCTTTTAATCCTTACGCTTGGGGACGTGATTATGCTGAAGGAAGTGCTTATCAAAATAGTTTTGCTGCATATCATGACTTTGGTGGATTGATTCAATCACTTGGTGGAAAAGATCGATTTAAAGAAATCATCACGGATTTGTGCAATACTTACCCTATTTTTGATGTTGATGGCTACGGGTTTGAAATTCATGAAATGAGTGAGATGGCAGCCATTGATTTTGGACAAATTGCCATTTCTAACCAACCTAGTTTCCATCTGCCATTTTTATTTAACTATATTGCAGAACTACCAACTACCCAACACATTGTAAAAGAATTACTATCAAAAGCCTTTAAATTAGGATTTGATGGCTATCCAGGAGATGAAGATAACGGTAGCATGAGTGCTTGGTTTGTCTTGAACAGTTTAGGGTTTTATCCTGTGACTCCAGGTAGTGGTGAATATGTCATAGGTATTCCTATTGTTGATAAAGCGGTGATTCATTTATCAAATGGCAATGACTTAACCATTCAGACAAACAATAATGTCCCACAATATCACTATTCAAAAAATATCTTGAGAAATAATCAGCCTTACAACCACCTCTTCTTTACACATAATGATTTAATGACAGGTGGAAACATAGAGTTTGACTTATGCTTAGTTCCACCAGTTAAACACTACACAGAAACTGATTTACCTTTCTCATTAACATAAAAAATCTAGCGGAACTATTCTCCGCTAGATTTTTTTAGATAGGTTTCATAATAAATAATAGGTATCTGACTTCCCACACGATGTTTTTTAGTCATTAACTCCTGATACAGAGTATGTGCTTTTTTATTATTTTTTGATATCATTGCTTGCCATAACTGGTCTTCTAACATCACTCTTTCAAACCAAGGCTTAATCTCTATCAAAAAGTTAGGATTGTTCATTTTTTTCAGTGTTTCAACCGCTTGACTTAATTCTTTCAAAATATCTGTCAAGGCATCAATATCTTGTTGCTTTACTAACTGCTGCCACTCTACTGGTATGCTTGGTTCAAGATGTCTGTTGGTAAAATGTTTTGATAAAATATCTAATGCTCGACCATTCTCTTTTGTTTGACCATACTCCTGTAATACTTGATGCCACATCGCTAAATCATTTGCTCGATCTGTTTGCCACATATATTTTGCACTATGTCCAACTGTTATTTTAGATAGTTCCCACTGGGCCATTGGATTGAGTACAATTCCTAATACATTATACTGATTATCTGATAACTGTTTACTTCGATTGCTATACTGACTTAAAAAAATTAATTCATTATCTTGTTCAAAATCATTAACTGGTACATTATCCCAAATAATCATCTGACGTTGATAAATATCAGACATTTTTTTTATATCTTCAGTCGTAATATGTCGAGATAGTGTTGTCGGTCCTGTCCAAAATAGTGGAATATCTTGATGTAACAATCTTGTCAATTCTTCTAAATAAGGGGAATCATAGTGATTATCATATTCTGTTGGACACGCAGCAAATTTAACATAAGGGATCTCTTCTACTAAATAATCATAAACAACGTTCATCAAATACGCATGCGCTTGAGCACTTGTTTTAAATTTTTTCTTCACATCATCACTTAATTCATAAGCAATATCATCCATTAATAACCCAAAATGTGTCACACCTAATTGCACCATTTGTTTCAATTTATGTTTTAACACGGATAAATCTGTGTTATCTAAATAATTCAAGTCATTTCCTGGGCTTATCATATACCAAAAGTCAATGCGATTAGCTGTTGATAGATTTAATAACTCTCTAAACTCATCTAGTTTCTCTTTGGAATATAACTCTCGCCAAAGTTTTCGTTGATACTCATCATCTTTTGGGGCATACATATAAGTGTTCATTCTCTTTGAAGATAAAAAAGTAAGACAATCTTTTCTCATCTCATGTGACCACGGAATACCATAAAACCCTTCGATTACTCCCCTCACTTCAAATGACGGAGTATGTGTCACTTTTACTATCGGTAGAAATAATTGACTTTTATTTTTAACAATCAATCTTTGTAATAATTCGATAGCAAAACGGCAACCGTTCATCGTGCGACTGTCAATCAAAATTGTCTTATCTTCCGTGATAGATAACATAAAGCCATCATTTGATAAGTTTCTGTTAAATCGATGCTTTACTTGAAATTCTCCGTGTTCTTTCTCCCATAAAATAAATGGATGAGCTAAATTGAACTGGTCAAAACAATTGTCTAAACTTTCAAATCGAAAAAACGTTCCTGAAAAAGTCATTGATATATTTTTATCTTCTACTACATGATATTGTTTTGTAAACACCACATCATCATATTCAGCTAATACTTTCAACGTTTGGTCTATCATCATATGGTCATCTCTTTTCTACTATTCTTTTATGTACTTTGTCTTGGAATAATGGAAACAGGAATCACATTAACTAATGAGTCAACTGGCTCTCCGTTTAACTGTTTTAATAACAGCTCTCCAGCGACTTCCCCCATACGATAGAAATCTTGTGCAATAGTTGTCAAAGGTGGATCAACTAATTGTGTGGCTTGAATATTATCAAACCCAATAATACCAATTTCATCTCCAATATCCATGCCTTGTTGTTTTAAATACGTCATTAATCTAATAGCAACAATATCATTTTCACAGACTAAACCAACAGATTCTTTTTTGTTATAACAAATAACGTCATAGACTGACTTAAAGAACTGGTCCATAGTTTGTAAAGGGGTTTTCACAATATGTTGAGGTATTAAAGAGGCCTCATAAACTGCTGATAAATAGCCCATGTAACGATCACGAACAGATGAACTTTCTGTTAGACCCGTCCCACTAACAAAAATAACCTCATCATAGCCTTTACTGATTAACTCTTTTGTTGCAAGAGAGCCACCAGATTCATTATCTGCCACAACGCAAGGGTAATGAATTTTTTCGATTTGTTTATCTAATAAAACAACTGGTAGCTGTTGCATCTGACATTGGTATAAAAAATCAATGCTTTCTTGCATATTAATTGGGTAATAAACCACTCCCGCATAGTCACTTGATAAATACAGAGCATCCTCAGTCTGTAACCAATCATGAGATTGCATGTGTAAACGATAATCTGATGCGTTAAGTGAGGCAAGTATTCCTTCTGCATAATTTCCTAACCCCTCGTTTTGAGCAAACGGCATAACAAACAGTAAGGTATTATTTTTTTCTTGCTGTGCTACTTCTTGACGTTTTTTGACAAAACTTCCTTTTCCTCGTACTCGATAAATTAGTCCTTCTGTTTCAAGTTCCATTAGTGCTCGCTTAGACGTAATCCGACTAACATCATATTTTTCAGATAATTCTAATTCTGTTGGTACTTGCGTTTCTTCTTGGTACACGCCAGTTAGTATATCTTTTTTTAATTCTTGATATATTTTTTTATATAATGGCTGCTTTGGCATCTCTTCCCCACTCCTGACTCCTTATTTTCATTGTACATCATACCATATATATCAAAATAAAAAATATGATGAAGCACTAGACACTTATAATGATATATCATATAATAAGAATTGTAAATAAAAGATATATCATTAGGAGGGCTATTATGGCTTATACTGAAATACCACAATCTATTCAACACTTTATGGAACAAATGAC
This genomic stretch from Vagococcus sp. CY52-2 harbors:
- a CDS encoding GH92 family glycosyl hydrolase; the encoded protein is MLLSNIDTRHGTANQHSYSNGNTLPYTGVPFAMNYFCPQTAHQNGSWWFHPRDHTFQGIRLTHQPSPWMGDFSHLLLLPVSGAINSTDLFFNQGSYRPEEATFQPHYLSIYSERHRILTELTAHTYGAHIRFTFNRKDMTAGMLFTAPGIKSLTIKNNHLTGYISNIAGCEDKKLKMYIDLSFSTNIESLKYHEHNHMIDLGTHYKGEEETLYLSFDKLASDGVLDVQLATSFISQEQATLNLERELPHTFEEHKNLAADKWLNYLNRIEVSDKSKDKISLFYQMMYRCFLFPQTWYELDKDNQPIHYDTLSKTIKSGYYYTNNGFWDTCRSLFPLYSLIATEEYEKMLAGFYNAYKNSGYLPKWLSPDERGLMPGTLIDAVIADAAVKHIATDKMPDFLEAMLKSATTVSGKDNYGRSGTLDYLTYGYVPNHYHESVNHTQDYAYSDFCISQVAELLDDKDLAKKYAKQSLNYRNLIDFDYGILRSKDKDGQPRTPFNPYAWGRDYAEGSAYQNSFAAYHDFGGLIQSLGGKDRFKEIITDLCNTYPIFDVDGYGFEIHEMSEMAAIDFGQIAISNQPSFHLPFLFNYIAELPTTQHIVKELLSKAFKLGFDGYPGDEDNGSMSAWFVLNSLGFYPVTPGSGEYVIGIPIVDKAVIHLSNGNDLTIQTNNNVPQYHYSKNILRNNQPYNHLFFTHNDLMTGGNIEFDLCLVPPVKHYTETDLPFSLT
- a CDS encoding APC family permease; amino-acid sequence: MAMIIGICVGSGIFFKVGNILAFTGGNIFLGVLVFIIGALCIIFGSLSLTNLAQRTTKNGGMVAYFEEFFSESTASAFGWYQTFLYFPTIGVVVSWAAGTYTTMLLNLPQTMTYQMGIGFGYMLFFYCLNILSSQFAGWFQIISTITKLIPLLGIGLIALFWSKETPVVPPTVPLVEPTNVGLGWLAALAPMAFSYDGWPIALSISHEVKGGSQTMKKALCFGPIIVLVVYLSYFLGLTHILGPEYILSMGEGAVMKIGDMLFGNIGQKIILLFILVALFGVINGVTLGHIRMPYALATKNMLPNSQKIVDNYHQKKLGSQSAIIALLTSCGWFIIHYITQYFQLMGLGDIGEIAIVFGYLWYIALYFKVIKLYLDKDIKETFTGLISPILAILGGLIILFGGFYNNPVFEFLFCLFGYIIFRKNQSNNMI
- a CDS encoding protein O-GlcNAcase, with the protein product MMIDQTLKVLAEYDDVVFTKQYHVVEDKNISMTFSGTFFRFESLDNCFDQFNLAHPFILWEKEHGEFQVKHRFNRNLSNDGFMLSITEDKTILIDSRTMNGCRFAIELLQRLIVKNKSQLFLPIVKVTHTPSFEVRGVIEGFYGIPWSHEMRKDCLTFLSSKRMNTYMYAPKDDEYQRKLWRELYSKEKLDEFRELLNLSTANRIDFWYMISPGNDLNYLDNTDLSVLKHKLKQMVQLGVTHFGLLMDDIAYELSDDVKKKFKTSAQAHAYLMNVVYDYLVEEIPYVKFAACPTEYDNHYDSPYLEELTRLLHQDIPLFWTGPTTLSRHITTEDIKKMSDIYQRQMIIWDNVPVNDFEQDNELIFLSQYSNRSKQLSDNQYNVLGIVLNPMAQWELSKITVGHSAKYMWQTDRANDLAMWHQVLQEYGQTKENGRALDILSKHFTNRHLEPSIPVEWQQLVKQQDIDALTDILKELSQAVETLKKMNNPNFLIEIKPWFERVMLEDQLWQAMISKNNKKAHTLYQELMTKKHRVGSQIPIIYYETYLKKSSGE
- a CDS encoding substrate-binding domain-containing protein translates to MPKQPLYKKIYQELKKDILTGVYQEETQVPTELELSEKYDVSRITSKRALMELETEGLIYRVRGKGSFVKKRQEVAQQEKNNTLLFVMPFAQNEGLGNYAEGILASLNASDYRLHMQSHDWLQTEDALYLSSDYAGVVYYPINMQESIDFLYQCQMQQLPVVLLDKQIEKIHYPCVVADNESGGSLATKELISKGYDEVIFVSGTGLTESSSVRDRYMGYLSAVYEASLIPQHIVKTPLQTMDQFFKSVYDVICYNKKESVGLVCENDIVAIRLMTYLKQQGMDIGDEIGIIGFDNIQATQLVDPPLTTIAQDFYRMGEVAGELLLKQLNGEPVDSLVNVIPVSIIPRQST
- a CDS encoding PD-(D/E)XK nuclease family protein, yielding MSLQFILNTADKEVLEDLLGMSIDWLEKSMHHEVFYLVPNHVKFETEINVLKKMHTLPKFSKQKYMASMRLQVFSFSRLAWYYMQQTKSYQATRLSDSGKFMLIRKSLISCKDNLVLFKREVDRPGFIQQLLDLFDELQQGNVSPSDLQEVVEDIATTEKTSQEDYVTKLIDIQLIYQTYQEMLITHHIADKELLTELAEYLSEKDLSHVQFIVSGFTNFTAVEKQLIEVLMKVSGEIKINLVLDEAPKETSLDSYQLFFNTSKMYQELYDVARDNQVKVLFDIKCHSKSQTSMSELAHGWQNLQELVPNKVEKSTVLNVLSLWTCTDTYQEVKAIGTKIRELVATEGYRYEEIALISRDIETYASEIMAVFDDMAIPYYINEEEDMANHPLVEWLRSLFKIDESFYQYRDVMRFLRTELCFPDTNLTDDLETWSEKMSVFRQATDYTENVVLAYGYSGSDWIKKEDWVYVAYQYNTDDDTLDNQQVIQEQSNDIRRLIATHLPKFFEKLKQSTTNKEAIVTFYQFLLEIGVDKQLQAMQQQEIERGHLTEAKNHEQTWRALMDLLDEYYDVLGDDTFEFEIFKDILLSGLEGVSYSKVPASIDEVVVTSLDRVRAKKYRVTFIFGATDQVLPKKIDNKTLLSNEERDVFSQLLRSDSFLNNSLTESMANEPFIFYLALLSATDKIILSAPKNRDQVKDVKLSPYIEQLSRYFAIPIIHHDAILTADEQVLNSISTDKLLLSDLVSTYREYDEKKESVPWLFLQLEKRVRKQLPVETNRLFMSLSHKNIPETLNNQSVDTLYGETIYASVSKIENFYQCQYKYFLRYGLGIQEREQFELSPAAAGEFYHDALDLFFKELIKQKIQLTEISDDEVKKLAQTVLQEILGDKRFTILSTTNRMKYVSYQLEKTIQRVCLSLKNQAKRSNMTPIQTEVLFGESLKQAGLNSLEIVLNNNKKVKVRGKIDRLDKLVIEDDVYLSVIDYKSSKHNFDFVDAYYGLAMQMITYLDVALSNAVELVGKTAKPAGALYMHIKNPVINVNEKFSLDTLDEQLLKEYQYDGLLVEDDVILEKLDKTIDPQVKSLVYPYEQLKSGKMKSSRFITSDELSHLVAHNRDNFKQAGEKIYEGSTELNPVYKEQKRLACGFCPYKSVCQFDVMLPENNYHRIESLKKETIMEKLQPESKEETNE